ACCCGCACAGAGCCGAGAATTGTCCCGCCTCCGCGGCCTTCTCCGTCCAAGTCCAGGGCCAGACCCCGATCAACGCGAACATCAGGAAGGTTGTAGCCAGCGCGGCCAAGGCAGCGATCATAAAACGTTTAAGTGACCACGTGATCGCGACAGCACTGATCAGGAAAAAAAAGGGCCGGATTAAGCAGGCCGCACACAAGCCCACGCCGCACAGCACCGGCCGGGAATCGCGCGCCAGAGCCCAGAGCATGACTGCTAAAAAAGCAATTATGCCAACCGGTTGACCCCAATCGAGACCTTGCCAGATGGGTGCCCAGAGAACGGTCAGACCGCCTAAAGCGGAAAATCGCCAGCTGCGATAACCGAACAGTTTGCCCGCCCAATTCCAGGCTATAGCCAGGACGAACAACTGCACACCCTGTTGGACTCGCCAACTCAAATAGAAGGAGAGATAGGAAAACGGGACAGTGAGCAACACTGCCAGAGGCGGATGCGGGTTGTAGGCCACGATATTGCCCGGACCATCAAACCCGCTGGTTCGGCGCATTTCGTGTAAATCTTGGTACGGATCTTCCCCCTTCAGCCAAGCCTGGGCGGAGCAATAATCCTGGATGTAATCTTCAGCTTGCCCAACCGAATTCCTTAAGGGAAATAGGGAAATGAACCCTAACAACGCGGTGGTTAGTAGGACTCTCAAGACAACTTGACGGGACATCGATATAGCCAAAGTGGCCTATTGTGCTTTCTGCGGGCGTATCACCATTATCGTCAGAAAGGCCGAAGCGAAAAAGACCAGAATACCCAACAACATCGCGGCCTCCTCGGCATACTGCGGCGGTTGACCCTCCCGAGTAAAGATCTTCTCCCAGCGCGGCCACATGACGTAGATCAACCGCCCGTAAACCGCGGTAATCATCGTAGCGACGATAATCGTCACAAATCCCAAGCCCAGTCGCGGATCCGTCTCCCGACGAAGATTTTTGCGGCGGCAGGTACCACAGCGGTCATCCTGGTCGCTGATCAACGCGGAACAATAAGCGCAGTAGACTTGAGACATAGGCGTTCTCATAAAAATGAATTCCATTACATTTTATGAGCTCTTCAGGTTAATAGAAGAGGGGCCAGTGGTTCAAATCGAATCCACTCTGATTCCGCAACGTTAAGGTATAGCTCCCTTTGATTCATTAAGTTTAGAAACCGATGCTTCAAAAAAGTCGGTGGAAAAGACAATTCCGGGAGGAGATTAATTTCTGGCCAGCAATATTTAAGACGCATTGAAGAGAAGAAGCTGTGAGAAATCTCCCCTAACCGGGGCCGGAAGTACTGCACCGCAGAATCCGGCGCAGTACCTATTGAGAGGGAAATTGATCGAAGAACAATCGCCGGATTCTTACTTTCGATTCTTCACAGCGTTGTAGAGTTCGCGGAGCATCTCTTTCATCTCGGCCAATTCCTTCTTCATCTGCTTCAGTTCGCTGGCTGAGACGGAACTACTGGTGCTTGAGGAACCGGAAGAACTGCTGGTGCTCGAGGAACTCGAACCGCTGTTACCGGTTGTGCTGGATGAACTGGAAGTGCGCGGCATCGGGGCCGTTTCAGGACCGCGATTTCGACGATCCCCGTCCGGTCCGGCTCCGGGTGCACCTCTCGGACCGAATCCTCCGAAACCTCGGCCACCCGGACCGCCTTTGGGTTCAAAATCTCGCTTGGGCTCAAACCCGTCCGGTCCGCCGGGGCCTCTTCGACCACCGGGGCCACCCATACCTCCCGGGCCAAACGCCTCTCGTCCTCCAAATCCACTACCTCCTGGACCACCTGGGCCACGGCCGGCACCCGGACCACCCGGGCCACCAAACGCCGGACGCTCCGATTTCGGTTCCAAAGGCGGTTCGTGACTGTCGCCGAGCAGACTCAGAATATTAGGGGTTTTCGGTGCGGGCCGACCTTCCAGTTCGGCTAATTGCTTTCGAGCGTCCAGAAACTTGGTGACCGCGGCACGAGCCTGATCGGCCAGATCGCGAACCAGTTTCCGAGTCTGTTCGATTTTTTCGAGATTCTTTCGGGAAACTAACTCTTTATCCCGTTCCAACTTCAATTTCGCTGCTAAAAGCTGCTCTTCCAATCGGCGAATATGCTCTTCGTCCTTGCGGATGTCGCCGGGCTCTTCCTTAAATTTCCCTTTTTCCTTGCCCTCTTTCTTCTCGCGATCGGGCCGGCCTTCTTTACCGGGCCGGTCCTGGGCCTGAGACACCATCGGAATCATCACGACCCCACCGAGAGCAACGAGCAGGCAAAAACTTCGCAACCAAAGCCGACTACAACCCATACGAACCAGCGTTCCCATAAATCCTCCAGCGAACAGAACAAGGAGAGGCGAAGCGATGCAACATCGCTCCTAACCTTGATAGTCACGAACATAAAGGAAAAAGGGATGAGAGATTTGGAGGGTTTATGGGCTCCCAAACTCTCATAGTTCATTAAGAAGTCTCTCCCACTGCTTAAAATGTGAAAATTATATTGTGAATTTATAAATTCCTCTTGACCGAGAAATTAAAACGGCGCAATAATTACTCTCAAGTGCCCGATTCGTCAAATACACATTTGAATATTTGGCACCAAATTTATTCTCGTTCTCTCCCGAGGAAAACATGTTTACTCCCTTCCGTAGGAATGGGTTGCCCCGTCGTGGGTTCACCCTGATCGAACTACTCGTAGTTATTGCCATCATCGCAATCCTGATCGGATTACTGTTGCCGGCCGTGCAAAAGGTTCGTGAAGCCGCGGCTCGCATGAAGTGCTCGAACAATCTGAAGCAGATGGGTCTGGCCATCCACAACTTCCACGACGCGACCGGAAAATTGCCGGCGAATCAGCAACAGGTCGGCTGGAACGTCTGGGAATCCTTGAGTGCCAGTTACGCCATCCTGCCGTTCCTGGAACAGGGCAACCTGTTTAGCTCGATCGTGCTGCCTTCGAATGTGCCTCAACCCGGGCGTTCCTGTTATGGCTGCGGCGACTCAGGCGTTTTTGGCAACGTTTACAACAATCAGATGAACGTCTCGTTGTCCAGTTTCATTTGCCCCTCCTCGACCTCGGCTCCCAAGCGCGGCACCAACCAGAACGGCTGGGATGGCCCCGGTTCCAACTATGGCTGGAGCGTGGGTAGCCGAATTTATGTGATGTGGGACGGTAACGGCACCCAAGGCACCAGCAACTCGAACGGGATGGTCACTCAACTCGAACAGCGTTCCTTCTCGGATGTGACCGACGGCCTTTCGAACACCTTGCTGGCCTCCGAATTGCTCCCCGGTTCAAACGCTCCTGAAACAGGCGGCCCGGGTAAATATCCTTATGACTTCTTCTATGCCGGAGATAGTCTATTTAACGCAGTGGTGAATCCCGATTTCCCCACCCAAGCCGAACTCGATGCTATTGGTTCCGCGGCGATGAACAGTCCCCAAGGTGTGAAATCGAATAATGGTACCATGCCGCTATGGTATGCCTCAGGTCACTCCTGCTTGAATACTTCGGCTCCGCCGAACTGGAAATGGCCCACGGCTGGGGGCAGCTGCTGCCCCGGGGGGGCTCACGACTGGACGAACGGCATCGTACCTCCGCGGAGTTTACACACGGGCGGCGTCAATGCGCTGTTGGGCGATGGTTCCGTGCGGTTCATCCAAAATAGCGTCGATATTCTGACTTTCCAAAGATTAGGAAATGCTCGCGATGGGCAACCTCTGGGCAATTACTAATCAATAGGAGCGGATTCGATGCGGATAGATAGAGTTCTCGTCGGCCTGGTCCTCAGCACGGGACTGGTCGTCGGGTGTAAACCTCCTGCCCCGGAAACGATTATCGAGGTCAAAAATGTCGATCCCTGGGCCCAGGTGAAGGCGACCTTGGTGAATTACATCAAGGGAAAACCGGTTTCCAGTGAAGTGACGACTTACGATGCGATGATCGATAACATTCGAAAAATTGATTCCGCCAAGGCGGATATCCTGAAGGCCGGGCTGGATGAAATCAAGAAAAGTAAAGGCAGTCCGGTATCTAAAGCCCGGGAGCTGATGAAGAAGCTGGATCTCTCCGATCCCAGTGTGAAATAATCAGTGGGAAGATCCAGTCAAGAATTCATTTCAGCGGTCGGCATTCAGGCTCAAACCTGAACGGCGACCGCTGATTTTCTTTCAAGAACTTTGCCCGGATGGAATCATGTTAAAACGCGTTTTCCTAGCACTTTTGCTGTTGCTGAATAGTTTCTTACTTGTCGGCTGCGGGGAAAACCCGGGCCCGCAAACGGAAGTGGAAGGCTCGCTGACTTACGATGGTACGCCAGTAGCCTCGGGTATCATTTCGTTTATCAGCCTCGACTCGGAAGCGCCGCGAAGTTACGGGGCTCCCATCGAGAACGGCACCTACCACGTCTTGCGGGAAACCGGAATTCCGCCCGGTAAGTATCGTGTGGAAATTCACTGGGCTCGACCGACGGGAGAAAAACGGGAGGCGACCTACGGCAAATCCCCGGATGTGATCGCGGAAGCATTGCCGGATAAATATCACAAAGAATCCATCCTCACGGCTGAGTTGGTGGCCGGTGCGAATACTGTGGATTTTCTGCTCGAAAAATAATGGCCCATCGCCTTCCAATAAGGGTGCTTGTGATCGAAGCCAAATATTCCGAGTATCTGGATAAGGTTCGCAAAATCTGCTTTGCCCTACCCGAGGTGAAGGAAGTAGAGGCCTGGGGGCATCCCACTTTTCGCGCTCCCAAAAAGCTATTTGCGGCCTTTGGAGTGGATGAAATCGAAGGACCGAATCTCGGCTTGAAAATGAGTTTCGAGCGACAGGAGCAACTGCTCGAAGATCCCCGCTTCTACCCCACACCCTACGCCGCCCACCAGGGTTGGGTTTCTCTGCGGCTGAAATCCGTGAAGCGTTGGCAGGAAGTGAAAGCCCTATTGATTGAAGCCTACTGCCAGGTGGCTTCCAAGAAGTTAATTGAAGCGCTTGACGCAGATTAACAAATTTTCCTGTTCGATGCATTTGCTTCGCTTGCCACAAACCCTGCAAATTCCATTTCCGCAAGTTGGGTAAAGTAGGACGCCCAGTTGTCTACCCTTTAATCTCCGGCCAATCTGCCGGGCTTGACGCGATATGCCAGTCGGTTATAAACGATTTTGAAATTTCTACTCAAGCGCGGGCGAGTTCCGTATTTTGCGTGCATTCCCGCCACGCGGAAGCTTCATGGAGGAAGAATCATGATTCACAAATGGACCAGGACGGCTGCGGTGGCAACCTGCCTCGGCGTCGGGCTCGTCGGCTGGGCAACGTTCAGCAAAGCACAACCCCCCAGCACTTCGGAACCCACACTGCCCGCGATTCCGGTATTACCCAAGCAAAATTTAACGATTCCCACGAGCGGATTGCCCAAGGCACCCCCCTCGCTGCAGGTACCCGAACCCGATGTGACCCTGCCGAGTATCAGCCCTTCAACGCCACAGACCAAACCGGCTGATCCGACCCTCAAGCCGTTGACCATCGAGCCGATTACCGATCCGCGCGATGCCAAGAAGCCGGAACCGGCCAAAACCTTGATGGTTACGCCCACCACTCCCGCCGCCATCAAGCCGATCGAACCGAGTCCGCTGAAGGAAGATCCCATCGAGCTGAAGCCGACCCCGAGCATGACTCTGGGAAGTCCGGCCCCGATGAGCATGGGTGTCATCAGCAAGCAGGATCCTTCCATCGCACTCGAATGGACTGGCAATCAGGCCGTGAAATTGGGCCAGCCGACCGATTACGTTCTGCATGTGAAAAACACTTGTCCCAGCGCCTTGCAAAAGGTCGTAGTCCAGGTTCGTCTGCCCAAGGAAGTCACTGTGGGCGGCGTGGAACCGAAGCCGGAAATGATCGAAGGCGTGATGCTCTGGGAACTGGGTACCGTGATGCCCAAGCAGGATAAACAGCTTCGCATCAAGATGACCACTCTGACCAAGGGCGATCTGAATTGCCAGGCCTGGGTGACGTTCACCGGCTCCTCGACCATGAAATTAATGGTCCGGGAACCGAAACTGGCCGTGAAAGCCTCAGCGCCCGAAAAAGTGCTGATGGGCGACCCCGCCAATATCACGCTGACAATCAGCAACCCCGGTGACTCCACCACCGACTCGGTGAAGTTGGTCGCCACCCTGGGCGAAGGTCTGGAAGGCGTTCGCGGCAACAAGATGATGCAGGAGATCGGCAGCCTGGCCGCTGGTGAAACCCGTACTATTCAGCTGCCCTGCGTCAGCAAGGCGGGCGGCATGCAGAAATGCGAAATTTACGTCGAAGGTGAAGGCGGCCTGAAGGCCGTCGATACCGTGGCCGTGAATGTCGTCACGCCGCAATTGAATCTCGAAGTGCTCGGGCCGAAACTGCGTTATCTGGATAAGAAGGCCGTTTACACCTTGAAGGTCACCAACCCGGGCGATGCCCCGGCCAACAATGTCTTCGTGACCGATATCGTTCCGGCTGGCTTCAAGTTCCTGCAGGCCGATGCGGGTGGACAACACGACGCCGGCTCGGGCGCTGTGAAGTGGTTCATCGGAGAAATCGCTCCCGGTCAGAGCAAGGAAGTCCGCGTTGAACTGATGGCAGTCAACCAGGGCGAACACCTGCACAAAGTGGTGGCCACCGGCAGCCGCGGCGTGAAGACCGAAAAGGAAATGGCCACCAAGGTCGAAGGACTTTCCGCCATCGCTATGGAAGTGACCGAAACCGAAAACCCGGTCGAAGTCGGCCACGACACGACTTTTGAAATTCGCATTTCCAACAGTGGCTCCAAGGCGGAAGAAGCCGTGAAGCTGGTCTGCACGATTCCCGCTCAGATGAAGCTGAAGGGCGTCAACGCCCCGGTGAAGTACGATTCCGTAGGTAACGAACTGGTGTTCGAACCGCTCAGCAAGCTGAATCCCAAGGGCGATGTGGTGTTCAAAGTGACTTGCACCGCAACCGCCAAGGGCGATGCCCGCTTCAAGGCCGCTATCAGCGCGGCAAGCATGGTGGAACCCCTGATCAAGCAGGAATCGACCAAGATTTACGAAGACTAATTCTTCAACCAGAATTTTATCTCCTAAACCCGGGTCGATTGACCCGGGTTTTTTCGTTGATGCAACTTCTTCTGTAGTTGTCTTCCCTAATACTCGGAGTCCCATTTTTCGCGTAGAGTGCTGCTATGCGCCCGAACCCTACACCACCTCTCTACTACGCTCCGCTGGTGCCGGTCGCGGCGGCCTTTACGCTCGGTATTTTGTTCGATCGATATTTGGTCGTTGCCCTGAAAAGCTGGCTGGTAATGGCCACCCTGATGCTACTCGGGGCGAGTTTGGCAAGTCGCCGAAAACAACCGATCATCCCCTGGCTGCTTCTGGCTTTCACCGCTCTGGGTGGGGCACACCACAACCAGCAGTGCCAGTATGTCGCGCCGGGCAACGTCGCACGCATTCTCACAGAAAAACCGATGCTGGTTCGGGCTCGCGGAATGCTCTGCGAAGACTGGACGGTGCGTCCCAAAACTCGCGAGAACCCTCTGGTTTCCCAGCCGCGCACGGAAAGCAGTCTGGCCGTTCTGGAACTGCACGCTCTGCAAAAAGAAGGGGACTGGATACCGCACGATGGGAAAGTTCGGCTGACTGTGCCGGGCCGGCTCGAGGAGATCCGCGTCGGCGACGAAGTGGAATTACTGGGCTGGATGAATCTCCCGGTCACTCCCGCGAATCCCGGAGAATGGGATTACTCGCGCTGGTTGCGCGACCAGGGTATCTCCGCCGAGATGCATATCCGCAAGGCCCAGGATCTGATTACCCGACTCAACCCGGGCGGATTCTCCTTCGACCGCCTCCTGGCCCGCATTCGCCATTACGGACAGGAGGTTTTGCAGCATCGCATCGGCGAGAATGAATACGGCCTCTCCGCCGCTTTATTACTCGGACAGAATAATGCTCTGCCCGCGGCGGACTGGGATCATTATGTGCGCACCGGCGTCATTCACGTGCTGGCGATTTCGGGTCAGCATCTGGTGATCCTGGGAATATTTATTCGCTTCCTCCTCCGGCTGGCACGGCTGGACTATCGCCGGGCGGCATTGATTGTGGCTCTGCTGCTTTTTATCTACGCGATGGTGACCGGCGGTCGACCCTCGGCCATGCGGGCGGCGGCCATGGTGATGATGGGCTGCCTGGGAATCTTGCTCGGCAAACGGGTTTTCCCGGCCAATACTTTTGCGTTGGCCTGGATCGTCGTCCTGATACTCAATCCCGGCGATCTGTTCAATTCCGGCTTTCAACTATCTTTCCTGGCGGTGGCCGTATTGATTTGGGGAATTCCTTACTGGTCCCCGACGCCCGCAATCGATCCGCTGCAACAGCTGATTGAAGAGAGCGAACCAAGACTGCTACGCTTCAGCAGATTTCTCTTTCGCGAAATGCGACTCGCTTATAAGACGACTTTATACATTAGCGTCTCCTTAATACCATTGATTATCTATTGGCAAAATCTTATATCCCTATCGGGTTTATTGATTGGCCCGCCCGTCATCCTGCTTTCAACCATCGCCCTATTAGCCGGCTTTGGTTTATTGTTCGACAACCTGCTGGGAGGTTTGTTCAGTGGCATTTGTACTTTCCTGCTGAAATGGAGTCTCGCGCTGGCCAACGACCTGGTCCTGTTCGCTGATAAGCTTACCTGGGGCTGCTGGTATACCGGGCCATTACCCATCGGCTGCGTTATCCTCTTTTACACACTTCTGGTCGGGTGGCTGATCTGGTTGCAGTGGCGCAATTTCCCCCTGCCGCGAATATTTGCGCAATTAAAATCGGGTCACTTTCTCAAAACCCTGCTGGTGACGATGGCGATCGGTTTTCTCTGGCCACAGCGCGATTTTGAAAAAGATGAACTTCGCATCGAGTTTATCTCGGTGGGTCATGGCGGCTGCACATTGGTAGAGTTGCCCGATGGCCGAACCCTCCTGTACGATACCGGTTCGCTGGCCGGGCCCGATATTGTTCAACGGCATGTGGCACCGTTTCTCTGGTCGCGCGGCATCCGGCGCATTGATGAAGTGATTCTCAGCCATGCCGATCTGGATCATTTCAACGGACTGCCCGCCTTGCTCGACCGCTTTGCCATCGGGCAGATTACCACAACGCCGAGTTTCGCCGACAAGAACGCGCCGGGCGTCAAAGAAGTCTTGAGAGTACTGGAAACGCGTGGCATGAATTTGCGTGCGATCCATCGGCCGATGACCTGGAAATCGGGTGATGTCAGCTTCCAGGTGTTGCACCCACCGGCTGAGGGCCCTCCCGGCATCGAAAATGTCCGCAGTCTCGTCTTGCTGCTGGAACATCAGGGGCATCATTTTTTATTCACCGGTGATATCGAAAAAGTCGGCCTGGATCAGGTTCTATCGCAACCGATCTCCCCGATCGATGTGCTGATGTCGCCGCACCACGGCAGCGTCACGGCCAATCCCACCAAGTTGTTCGACTGGGCAAAACCGAAACTCGTCGTCGTGAATAATTCCGAAAGCGGATTTAGCAGTAAAATGAAGAATGATCGGGAGATACTGACCTGGTCGACCGGCACGGCCGGGTTGATCACCATTCGCAGCCATCGCAGCGGAGTGGTGGCCGAGACCTTTCGCACGGGGGAGCGCCGAGTGATTGCGAGTGGTAGCCCATGACGCACGATCAAACACCCGCACTACTGGGGGGGCAACCAACTCGACCCGAGGGCCCTCCCCCCTGGCCGGTGGCTGATGTGGCGATTCAGGAGTCGCTTCAGAAAGCCTTCGCCGCCAATACCTGGGGACTCTACCACGGCCCGCATGTCGAAGAGTTGCAGATCCGCTGCCGGAAGATCATTGATCAGCCGAATTTCGCATTGGCTAGTGGAACTTTAGCTTTGGAAATCGCCCTGAAGTCCCTCAACATCGGGCCAGGCGATGAAATCATTCTGGCCGCCTACGAATACGAACCGACTTTTCTGACAATCCATGCCCTCGGTGCAACTCCCGTTCTTGTCGATATTCAACAAGATAATCCCACACTGAATCCGAAGCAGGTCGCCCAGGCCATCGGAGAAAAAACCAGAGTGATCCTCGCTTCCCATATGCACGGCGGAGTCGCTGACATTTCGCTACTGCAAAAGGTCATTACCGATTCGAAAAGGGAAATCGCCCTTGTCCAGGATCTATCGCAGATGCCCGGCTTGGACCCGGTTCCCGACAGTGACTTCAGCATTCTGAGTTTCGGTGGATCCAAGCCCCTTTCGGCCGGCCGCGGCGGCATGCTCTTTTGCGGCGACACTGCCCGTTGTCAGAAAGCAAAACTTCAGCTCTACCGGGCCGGGCATCAATGGGGAACATTATCGGAATTGCAAGCCTGTGTGTTATTGCCGCAGTTGGAACAGTTGAAACCCCACGCCCAGCAGCGCCGGGATGCCTTTCAAAGACTCAATAGTCTGCTACGCGAAGTCCCGGGCCTGCGGCCAATTCCCACCCCGGAAAAGCCGCCGCTGGCCGACTACTATAAGGTGGGATTCTTTTTCGAAAGTGATGCATTCGGGCTCTCGC
The genomic region above belongs to Telmatocola sphagniphila and contains:
- a CDS encoding glycosyltransferase family 87 protein, whose protein sequence is MRRTSGFDGPGNIVAYNPHPPLAVLLTVPFSYLSFYLSWRVQQGVQLFVLAIAWNWAGKLFGYRSWRFSALGGLTVLWAPIWQGLDWGQPVGIIAFLAVMLWALARDSRPVLCGVGLCAACLIRPFFFLISAVAITWSLKRFMIAALAALATTFLMFALIGVWPWTWTEKAAEAGQFSALCGSIPGVLGLNSKIGMVLFFAMLIPVALVRSRANNPDLGVAMALTQAMLTYTHAWFQYDVSLLPVVIWIVSRTSMDSERSNGNQRLALRLAFLYIVLRALPSMATGSSIELWIQVIGRSMLLIAAWLTSEDEDRHSNLEPTEPRDGPRPPESSLSDV
- a CDS encoding DUF1559 domain-containing protein, which encodes MFTPFRRNGLPRRGFTLIELLVVIAIIAILIGLLLPAVQKVREAAARMKCSNNLKQMGLAIHNFHDATGKLPANQQQVGWNVWESLSASYAILPFLEQGNLFSSIVLPSNVPQPGRSCYGCGDSGVFGNVYNNQMNVSLSSFICPSSTSAPKRGTNQNGWDGPGSNYGWSVGSRIYVMWDGNGTQGTSNSNGMVTQLEQRSFSDVTDGLSNTLLASELLPGSNAPETGGPGKYPYDFFYAGDSLFNAVVNPDFPTQAELDAIGSAAMNSPQGVKSNNGTMPLWYASGHSCLNTSAPPNWKWPTAGGSCCPGGAHDWTNGIVPPRSLHTGGVNALLGDGSVRFIQNSVDILTFQRLGNARDGQPLGNY
- a CDS encoding MmcQ/YjbR family DNA-binding protein, translating into MIEAKYSEYLDKVRKICFALPEVKEVEAWGHPTFRAPKKLFAAFGVDEIEGPNLGLKMSFERQEQLLEDPRFYPTPYAAHQGWVSLRLKSVKRWQEVKALLIEAYCQVASKKLIEALDAD
- a CDS encoding DUF11 domain-containing protein; amino-acid sequence: MIHKWTRTAAVATCLGVGLVGWATFSKAQPPSTSEPTLPAIPVLPKQNLTIPTSGLPKAPPSLQVPEPDVTLPSISPSTPQTKPADPTLKPLTIEPITDPRDAKKPEPAKTLMVTPTTPAAIKPIEPSPLKEDPIELKPTPSMTLGSPAPMSMGVISKQDPSIALEWTGNQAVKLGQPTDYVLHVKNTCPSALQKVVVQVRLPKEVTVGGVEPKPEMIEGVMLWELGTVMPKQDKQLRIKMTTLTKGDLNCQAWVTFTGSSTMKLMVREPKLAVKASAPEKVLMGDPANITLTISNPGDSTTDSVKLVATLGEGLEGVRGNKMMQEIGSLAAGETRTIQLPCVSKAGGMQKCEIYVEGEGGLKAVDTVAVNVVTPQLNLEVLGPKLRYLDKKAVYTLKVTNPGDAPANNVFVTDIVPAGFKFLQADAGGQHDAGSGAVKWFIGEIAPGQSKEVRVELMAVNQGEHLHKVVATGSRGVKTEKEMATKVEGLSAIAMEVTETENPVEVGHDTTFEIRISNSGSKAEEAVKLVCTIPAQMKLKGVNAPVKYDSVGNELVFEPLSKLNPKGDVVFKVTCTATAKGDARFKAAISAASMVEPLIKQESTKIYED
- a CDS encoding DNA internalization-related competence protein ComEC/Rec2, which codes for MRPNPTPPLYYAPLVPVAAAFTLGILFDRYLVVALKSWLVMATLMLLGASLASRRKQPIIPWLLLAFTALGGAHHNQQCQYVAPGNVARILTEKPMLVRARGMLCEDWTVRPKTRENPLVSQPRTESSLAVLELHALQKEGDWIPHDGKVRLTVPGRLEEIRVGDEVELLGWMNLPVTPANPGEWDYSRWLRDQGISAEMHIRKAQDLITRLNPGGFSFDRLLARIRHYGQEVLQHRIGENEYGLSAALLLGQNNALPAADWDHYVRTGVIHVLAISGQHLVILGIFIRFLLRLARLDYRRAALIVALLLFIYAMVTGGRPSAMRAAAMVMMGCLGILLGKRVFPANTFALAWIVVLILNPGDLFNSGFQLSFLAVAVLIWGIPYWSPTPAIDPLQQLIEESEPRLLRFSRFLFREMRLAYKTTLYISVSLIPLIIYWQNLISLSGLLIGPPVILLSTIALLAGFGLLFDNLLGGLFSGICTFLLKWSLALANDLVLFADKLTWGCWYTGPLPIGCVILFYTLLVGWLIWLQWRNFPLPRIFAQLKSGHFLKTLLVTMAIGFLWPQRDFEKDELRIEFISVGHGGCTLVELPDGRTLLYDTGSLAGPDIVQRHVAPFLWSRGIRRIDEVILSHADLDHFNGLPALLDRFAIGQITTTPSFADKNAPGVKEVLRVLETRGMNLRAIHRPMTWKSGDVSFQVLHPPAEGPPGIENVRSLVLLLEHQGHHFLFTGDIEKVGLDQVLSQPISPIDVLMSPHHGSVTANPTKLFDWAKPKLVVVNNSESGFSSKMKNDREILTWSTGTAGLITIRSHRSGVVAETFRTGERRVIASGSP
- a CDS encoding DegT/DnrJ/EryC1/StrS family aminotransferase, yielding MTHDQTPALLGGQPTRPEGPPPWPVADVAIQESLQKAFAANTWGLYHGPHVEELQIRCRKIIDQPNFALASGTLALEIALKSLNIGPGDEIILAAYEYEPTFLTIHALGATPVLVDIQQDNPTLNPKQVAQAIGEKTRVILASHMHGGVADISLLQKVITDSKREIALVQDLSQMPGLDPVPDSDFSILSFGGSKPLSAGRGGMLFCGDTARCQKAKLQLYRAGHQWGTLSELQACVLLPQLEQLKPHAQQRRDAFQRLNSLLREVPGLRPIPTPEKPPLADYYKVGFFFESDAFGLSREIFVRALRAEGIAFSPGFRALHRGRAANRFRKIGSLSHADLASEHLITLHHPVLLAGDSALEQVASAVWKTYRNAERIREAALPTQAQLRFDD